DNA sequence from the Methanoculleus sp. 7T genome:
AGACCCTCATGATCGGAGCGATGTCTCCCCTCTGACCCGGCGCAAAATAACAAAAATCCACGGGAAATTTTTCAGCACCGACCGGAGATGAGATTGAGTGCAGGAGTGGAGACTCCCGGCAATAAAGATAGAGGTGACGGCAAATGGGAAATACACAACCATTATAAGTGCTGATGGCCACCTCGTCCATACGGGACGTGGGAGCGGATAGTGTGGAGAGTTCAAATATCGACCGTCTGGAATCAGGGATATCCCACCTGCTCCAGACGATGGACCGTTCGGGGGACGGCATCCTGATCAGCGATCAGGAAAGGACGATCATCTATGCCAACGAGACATTCTGCCGTATTTTTGGTCTTTTTTCCGGCGGACTTGTCGGAAGAGACGTCATGGATGTCATGGAGTCCGAACTCACCCCCCTCTTTGAGGACCCCGAGTCCTTCAGGGTCATGGTCGAGGCAGTCTACCGGAAGTCCCGCGAATGCAGAGAGCCAGGATTGCCCCTGTGCGGCGTCGGGTCACGGTGGATCACCTACTCCAGCCATGTCATTGCAGGGAAACCACTGCAGGGCCTGAGGATCGACATCTTCCGCGACATCACCGGGATCAAACAGGCAGAGGACACACTCCTTCAGAAAGAGAAGCAGCTGAAAAAACTGGCCGCGGCCTGCGGCAGCTGTACCTGCACGACCGGCCCGGACCTTGCCGTCGTCATGGCAGACAGGAAGTTCTGCGAGATGACAGGCACCAGAATGGAGGCAGTCTGCGGGAAGGACGTCAGGGTGCTCCTGCCGGGTATAGAGACACCTGATCTGGATGCACGCCTCAGAAACCTCTCCGCGGGACAACCGGGAACCGTGATCCCCTGGCGGGGCGGGGCGTGGAAA
Encoded proteins:
- a CDS encoding PAS domain-containing protein; translated protein: MATSSIRDVGADSVESSNIDRLESGISHLLQTMDRSGDGILISDQERTIIYANETFCRIFGLFSGGLVGRDVMDVMESELTPLFEDPESFRVMVEAVYRKSRECREPGLPLCGVGSRWITYSSHVIAGKPLQGLRIDIFRDITGIKQAEDTLLQKEKQLKKLAAACGSCTCTTGPDLAVVMADRKFCEMTGTRMEAVCGKDVRVLLPGIETPDLDARLRNLSAGQPGTVIPWRGGAWK